Part of the Nicotiana sylvestris chromosome 5, ASM39365v2, whole genome shotgun sequence genome is shown below.
TATAGTTTTATtgctttctagtatttgttagttaattagataaaaataaacattataatctttataattaggaaataatttggacttgtgtttcttagcgatattgaacaactgtaactaagccttagttctctgtggggttcgactccggacttgtaaaccggattatatttgcaatgaccgcttagtcctttttataaggcatagttgggcatgatcactACTGATGAGAGGATGTAGGAGGAAATGGAAGAGAGGATGCAACAAAGAATGCAGGAAAAGTTAAACGAACAAATGGATGCTATGGAAAAGGCAATTATAATGAACATCGTCGCACGACTTCAGCGTTTGAACCCAAAACTGCGACTTGTTCCTGACATGCTAAGGTTCAGTGCTTGTTCACCCGTAAAAGCTTCCTCTGCACAACAAATTGCTGTTCAACTAATCAATCGACCATGTATtggtaataacaatcaaggtcAGTACTTACCAAATATTATACATCTTCTTAGTCTAGTAATTTTTTTACTTTGCCTATGGAACTTAGTTGCTGCGTAATTCTGTGGTTGCCTTACTGGCGTCATTATTATGATGCATATTCTTTTATGTTGCCTTGCAGGCTCTTTATTGTGGTATAGTTTTTTGGTTTCTGGCCACTACGATTGAAAAGTTTGCAGATAGGACTCTGCGGAATACCGGAATAAGTTTTGCTCATGGAGTTCATAGTGAAGGTCAAATTTGATATTCACTTCACTCATTTATGTGGTAGAATAATGTATTTAGTTGCACATAAAGTCAAATAAGTGATTTGAGTTAGGTTAAATTAGTTGAGTGGTTTTGTTGTTTGTCAATTATCTGGAGTCTAGAGAGCGACAACTATTTCTCCAAAGACCAAACAATATAGAGTATGGGACCAAAGTAAAGATGCTATTACCTGTTTATATTTTCCCCTCATCAATAGTTGCAATTTAATTTCCTTTTACATTAAAAAAGAAGTTACTTGAAAtacaaagaagaggaagaaaatgAGGCAGCTGAAAATGATCCCAATCTAATAAGATGATTGTTCAGGTGAAATCAATTCTTGCAGGATAGGGTTGTTCGTATTAATGCCACTGGATGTAACAAATTTTGAGTTTAGTACTGTTTATTATGCCTCTTTTATTGTTTTCTTGGTTTTGAGAAAGGGATCGGCTTTGCTTTTCTAAATAAAAAACCTCATATCCGAATATGTATAGACTTTGTAGATAATGCAGAATTGAAATAGCTCATATTTTAGTGTTACAAGTGAGGATCCCTTTTTATCTTTGAGAAGTGTAGTATATTTTTAGCCAATTAAATATAATAGCCATCAAAAGGTATATGTTTTGTTAGTCAGCGTTCTTTTTTCATTAGTCATAGATTTGTTTGAATATGAATCATGTCAAAAGAATCTGTTGCTGCTTCACAATTGATTTATAAAGCATTTTGCTGATAATTTATAAAGTTTGATGGAAAGTATTCTTCGATTACTTGTTACAAGTATATATGTTTTCGCTGTCAGGAGCCTGGCTACTCTATACGGATACGGTTCACTCGactgtttggcccggtacattattttcctatcgagtaGGTGACCtccgggggatgccccccagtatttggGGATGATTgtaaaagaagccttgaatacttgttgagtcttcttCAGACAGCATATGGGCattgtctcgttaaaaacctcgtcgGTAAAatcctttttgggataaaaacccggtcgaaggaaaagagtgcaacgcatgcttttgaaacctaaagCCTTCGAGTTGGAGAGAGCGTTTCCGTTCCGATTGAATACCTGCACTCAGGTCAGTGTAGAATGTAATTGAAAGAGAAAAGAGATGGTCATACCTTCGTGTAGAATGTGTCAGCGATGTTTTGAGCCTAGATATGTTTTAGTCACTTGTGATAAGGACGTGGTACGGTCCCCTGCTTTGTTTAGTCGGGGATAGCCGAGAGTGTAGCTTGTTATCGCTAATTTACTGTTTGATATCCTTCGGCTCTTTCGAAGGTGGAGCTACCAGTATCGGGGCCATATCGTGTACTGCGAACATTTCTCTCGCCACATGCTGTTCCCCGTGGACGGTCTTAATCCCATCCTttattgggaatttcatcatttgatggaggtgGAAGGTACTGCTCTTATGCAGTGCATCCATGGCCTTCtgagcaaggcgttgtacctcatatctCCATCGATGACATGGATTTTGGCATTTTGTGTTATGCTAGCCACGTAgattgggagggtgatttcccctttcgttgtttcgctcgccatgttgaacccgttgaggactcgagaggcgggtacgatttggtcaagcagtccgagctgctctaccaccctcgacctgatgatgttgaccgagctacctggatccacaagtacacatttaatctgaaatatatttacaagaaaagagattaccagtgcatcgttatgaggctgagacaaggtcttgatgtcctcatcgctgaatgtgagagcatcttcgggtatgtaaccccgggttcgcttttctctggtgatagatacttttgttcttctcattatgGGCTCTTGCGGGGCATTggcaagatcatgtggatgacatgttgtgtctcatttgtttcgttcttcttggtcgcctctctttctctGAACTGATTTTTGGACCAATCATtaaggaattctcgaaggtgaccttTACTGAGTAATctggctacttcttctcggagttggtggcaatcctcgatcctgtggccgtgcgtgttgtggaACGCACtaaattatgatttctttgcgaagGGCCTGATTGCACAGGCCTGGGTCACCTGGCGTCTCTGGTTTTACTgatagcgaacacgatgtctgatacattgACATTGAAGTTGCATTCTAACAAGAGAGGCATTTCCGTTGGTCCTGTGTACTGATCGAATCCAACTCTGTTGACAAGTCCTcgaggattctgacctcgatcCATTCTTCGATGATTGCGGGGTATGTTACGGCTCGGGGCATTTCTCCTGTCGTCAGTGTATGGCTAGTACCTTTCTCttatttggctttggctccttcacCAGAAGCCTGCTTGGATAAACTGAGCccaagggggctcctagttggtcatcctcgaccctgatctttgactggtatcgattGCGaatgtccgaccaggtcacgacgGGGTATTCGACCAGATTCtgtttcagctgcttcgaagccaccgagttttgttcattcagaccttgagtaaaGGCTTGTACTTCCCAATCGTCGGAGattggtggtagttccattcgttccatttgaaagcgagatacgaactctcgcaacaTCTCGTTCTCCATTTActcttgatcttgaagacgtcaaacttccttgttgctactttaatggcaccggcatgtgcctttatgaaagaatctgccagcatggaaaATGAGTCTATGAAGTTaagagctaggttgtgataccacatcatggctccTTTCGAGAGTGtctccccgaacttcttcagcaAAACGGACTTGATCTCGTcatcctttaggtcgttgcctttcactgcacaggtgtaagcagtaacgtgctcataAGGGTCGGAGGTTCCATTGTATTTCGGAAagctggcattctgaacttctttggaatgggttttggagccacTTCCTCTGGGAActgcctttgtatgaacttctttgaatccacacctttcaggatcgggggtgcgctcggaatttgatcgaccctggagttgtaggtctcaaccattttgtcattggcttctatcttcttctcgcccgattcgatcctctttgtgaggtcctcgagtaTCTTTATGATGGCGGGGTCGGCTACCGACCCGTTGTTGCCTGATCACTATAGTACCTGCTCGACTGGGGGAGCCGTCCCCGGTGCTACCATGCTAGgggttttctggtgactttgcagctgagcaatcgctagctgttgtgcctgcaacatttcaaaaataatgtgaaggctaacctcttgttctTCCCTAGCTGGGGTTTCCTGAGCTCCTTGTTGATCTCCTTGGTGCAcactcctgttagtgtgggagcttacatcgaCGTGTTGAGCATCGCGTGAGACCTCGTCCACAAGAATCGATTTTGGtgcatttttagggttttgtggtggtacaccaacacctagaacatccacaccattttctccatggttCTCGAGATCGTTGTTCACTgagtcagacattttgacctgaattcaaagatcttggacaataaaaagtgtgaaagataacttgcgttatgtagttaaactagtaagaaaataatcactattattgttagccccacggtgggcgccaaactatttaccgtgaaaatggtaataacaattaaatttgatttagtggttctaaaaatatgtgatctatttttatgctagttgttaggcagttgatgctatatGAAAgatttagaaacgagataagagcttgaGAGTAAGGCGATAACCAAACCGAATGATcaataatcggggcctcgagcttgcctattcgagggtcTCGGGGTCGAGTCCGAAGCTCGGCTGTGAGCAATCGAGGGTGGTCGATGGAGAataacagttataaataaatcaatggcggctctttatggccaataataagcaacaAATGATGAACTTTaggtagaacacaataaatatgagcaataaattaagtaatgagatcaagggaataagttagagagtagagagaatgtcttgtgtatttagtattgagaaACAGATAtttacaaaatgataagggtcccctttatataagagggggaatcccaatatagtacaagtgcatttattacaaagatatggagacgGGACAGCTAGTTAATGCCACGAtacgggctcagactagcctgacagactttgtTGGCTCTAGCttcatgccttgggaactccccactttctttCCGTAACCGTCGGTCTtatactgccccgaggtcgagcgtcgatggccCTTGAGGGATGAAATTTGATAGTGATTTCGAGCCTTTGAGATGTCGTAatgatggaaaattggaccctccgattttaccttATACAATGGTTTTCGGATTCTATATTGTTGGAGAAATTCTACATGGGTTTAGATGCTATGAACCAATCTATAGCCAAGAATGCAACTGATGGATCTTTTATGGATAAGACATTTGCAAGGATCACACAAATCCTTGACAAAATGGCAAAACATAACCAAGCTTGGCACTCAGAGGACACCACAGGTGGAATTGCATATGGTACTCCCTCCTTGGCCAACATGATTAAgaagaaccaagaaagagatcAAGTAATTGCAGGGCTTGCCACTAATGTCAATGTGTTGACAAAGATGGTCACTGAAAGCCAAACGAAGAAGGTAAATATGGTGGAAGATGTTCAACCCACATCAAATGAAGAGTATGAGGAAGCAaactatgtcaacaactctcaaggaggttatcaaaggcaacaataccaaggtcacggacaacaaaatcaatggaggccTAACCCACATGGGCAAGGAAACCAACAGTGGCGAAATGACCAAGGTAGCTCATATCAAGGGAATTGgagtaacaataacaacaacaacttctcaaatcagAGTTCGAACCCTTATGTTCCACCAAGGGGAaatattcaaatcaaggttcctcAAATGATTCCAAGTTGGGAAACATGCTTGAACGGGTATTGCAAAATCAATAATGGTCCGACACTTCAATTAGGAATATGACCGAGCTTGTTGGCTCTCATACTGCAtccattcaaaaattggagatgcaaatgagagatCTCTCGAGGGAACAAAATCCAAAGCAAAAGGGAACACTCCCAAGTGACACAATTACAAACCCAAAGGGTAGTGGGAGTGGTCCAACTTCTCATTGCATGGAAATTACCACTCGAAGTAAGAAGGTACTTCAAAGAGAGAGTGAACAAGTGGTTGCAGTGGAAGAGTCCGAACAAGAAGTTGAGCCACAAGTTGAGGCGCCAATTGTTGTTGAAGCTAAAAAGGTCCCGGAAGAGTTGAAAGTTCAAGAAGTGAACCGGGAAGAGGTTATGGAAAAGATAAAAGAGATGCCAAAAACTCTAccacctattcctagacctcctcctccTTTCCCTCAAAGACTTGTTAGGAGggttgatgatagcaaactcgaAAGGTTCTATGACATTCTCAAGCAACTATCGGTAAATAttccatttgtggaagcatttcaagagattCCGGGTTTGCTAAGTATTTGAAATACTTGATCACCAagaatgaagtggtgaatgtaACTCACTGGGTTAGTTCCGTCATTGCAAACACCAccgttcaaaagaaagaagacccgagagctttcaccattccatgcactattggggagcGTGATTTTGCAAGAGCTATTTGTGATAATGGGGCTAGCATCAACTTAATGCCTCTTTCTATTTACAAGCAAGCGAGGTTAGGAATGCCGAGGCCTACAAGTATGAGGTTGAAAATGGCCGATCGCTCCATAAAGAGACTGGTgggaattgttgatgatgtgcTTATGAAAGTGGGGAAATTTCATTTACCCGCTGACTTTGTAATCCTTGATTGTGTGGTTGACAAATAGATCCCTATAATCTTGGGGAGACCATTTCTTACTACCGGAAGAGCACTTATGGATTCGTAACGAAATGAGATCAAGTTCTGTGTTAATGATGAAGAGGTCACTTTCTAAGCATGCAAGGGTATGAAGCTACCACATAAATATGAAAGCATCTCGGTGATTAATCTTGTTGATGATGTGGAGACGCAGTTGAGATGaagatggaagaacaatgcctTGGTGAGGCGTTTGCGGCTATTTTGGTAAATTTCGATGGTGAAGACATGGATGGGTACATGGAATCAGTAAATGCATTAGAAGGGCTTGGGTCCTACACTTATGCTCCAAAGAAACTCTCTCTTGATTTAGAGAATAGAGTCACTCCTCCCGCAAAGCCTTCAATTATTGAGCCGCCACAATTAGAGCTCAAACCACTTCCACCgcacttgaggtataaatttcttggctctAATGACAGTCTACCGGTAAttgtttcttctttgttgaatgCTGTGCAGGTAGAACAACTGTTGAATGTCTTGAGGGAGCATAGGCAAGCTATTGGGTGGACAATAGCGGACATCCGAGGGATTCCCGCCGGAATTTGCAAACACAAGATACAATTGGAGAATGAGAGTAAACTAAGTGTGGAACATCAACGAAGGTTAAACCCTTCTATACAGgaggtggtaaagaaagaaatcatcaagtggttagattccggggtagtctaccccattgccgatagttcttgggtgagtccgtgcaatgtgtgccgaaaaaatGGAGGCATGACTGTGATTGAAAACGACAGAAATGAGCTCATCCCAACAAGAACAGTGACCGGATGGAGGGTTtacatggactaccggaagctaaacagTGCTACATGTAAGgaccatttccctatgccttttattgatcaaatgcttgatcgacTAGCAGGGAGGTCATTCTACTgcttcttggatggatattcCGGCTACAACCAAATCAATATTGCATTGGAAGTcaagaaaagacaacatttaCTTGTCCATATGGGATGTTTGCATTTAGCTGGATGCCATTTGGGCTATGCAACGCTCCGGCTActttccaaaggtgcatgatgtcAATCTTCTCAGACATGGTGGAAAATTTTttagaggtgttcatggacgatttcTCTGTCGTGGGTGATTCCTTTGTCATTGTCTTGACAACCTTAGACAAGTGCTCaaaagatgtgaagaaacaaaccttgtgctaaattgggagaaatgccacttcatggagGATGAGGGCATTGTTTTGGGCCACAAAATTTCCAAACAAGGCATAGAGGTTGACCGAGCAAAGATCGAGATCATTTCCAAGCTTCCTCCACCTACTTCAGTTGAAGGTGTGCAAAGCTTTTTGGGGCAAGCCGGCTTCTATAGGCGGTTCATCAAGGACTTCTCCAAAATTGCAAATCCCATGTAcaaactccttgagaaagatgcaaagttcatATTTGATGAGAAATACCTCAAGGCCTTTGAGGAATTGAAAGAAAAGCTCACCACgacacctattattgtcacacccgaTTGGTCTCTTCCATTCGAAaacatgtgtgatgctagtggtGTAGCTATTGAGGCGGTGCTTGGCCAATGTCATAACAAGATCCTTCACCCTGtctactatgcaagcaagacactcaATGTCGCTCAAATGAATTACACTATGACTCAGAAAGAACTTCTTGCCATTGTCTATGCTTTTGAAAAGTTTCGGGCTTATTTGTTGGGGTCCAAAGTGATAGTGTACACCAACCATGCTGCTCTTCGCTATCTTATGGAAAAGAAGGATGCCATACCAAGATTGATTCGGTGGGTCCTTTTGTTTCAAGAGTTTGACTTTGAAGTCAATGATCGGAAAGGGACAAAAAATCAAGTTGCGGATCACCTATCTAGGCTTGAAGAGGCAGGGAGACCAAAAGAAgaccttgaaatcaatgatgctTTTCCATATGAACACATATTAGCATTGTCTAACACATTTGCTCTTTGGTATGCCGACATCGCTAACTTCTTGGTTAGTGACCTTGTTCACGATGGATTGGAAGCTTATCAAAAGAATAAGTTCGTGCGGGAGTGTAGGCAATACTATTGGGAGGAAACCTTTTTGTTCCATATTTGTGCCGACAACATCATTCAGCGGTGTGTTCCTGAAGATGAGGTAATGCCAATTCTCAAGACCTGCCATGACTCACCGGTTGGTGTTCATCATGAAGGAAATCGGACGACAACAAAGGTTCTTGAATTTGGATACTATTGGCCATCGATCTACATAGACGCAAACCAAATGGTCAAGGCGTGCGATCAATGTCAAAGTCAAGGGTCAATATCCAAAAGACATGAGATGCCGATGAATTTTGTGATGAAGGTCGAGATCTTTGATGTGTGGTGTATAGACTTTATGGGCCCCTTCGTGAGCTCTTATGGCATGACCTACATATTGGTGGCTGTGGATTACATCTCTAAATGGGTCGAGGCAATTGCCTTACCTAATAATGAAGCAAGGAGTGCAACcgcatttttgaagaagaacatattcacacAGTTTGGTACTCCAAGGGCCATCCTGAGTGATGGTGGATCTCATTTCTGCAACAAGACTTTCGCCGGGCTGCTTGAAAAGTATGGTGTAAAGCACAAGGTGGccactccctatcatcctcagtCGAGTTGTCAGGTTGAAGTTTCGAACAAAGAAATAACAAACATCCTAGCAAAAACTATCAATGCAAACAGGATCGACTGATCAATGAAGCTAGATGATGCGTtgtgggcatatcgcacaacatTTAAGACCCCCATTGGCACTTCACCGTACATGTTGGTTTTTGGCAAAGCTTGTcacttgccagtggaacttgaacacaAAGCCATGTA
Proteins encoded:
- the LOC138868514 gene encoding uncharacterized protein; its protein translation is MTELVGSHTASIQKLEMQMRDLSREQNPKQKGTLPSDTITNPKGSGSGPTSHCMEITTRSKKVLQRESEQVVAVEESEQEVEPQVEAPIVVEAKKVPEELKVQEVNREEVMEKIKEMPKTLPPIPRPPPPFPQRLVRRVDDSKLESISRDSGFAKYLKYLITKNEVVNVTHWVSSVIANTTVQKKEDPRAFTIPCTIGERDFARAICDNGASINLMPLSIYKQARLGMPRPTSMRLKMADRSIKRLVGIVDDVLMKVGKFHLPADFVILDCVVDK